The following proteins are encoded in a genomic region of Reichenbachiella sp.:
- a CDS encoding RNA-binding domain-containing protein has protein sequence MPVDSLIINDFIKKNQLFPTLEDNELNEFIEIMSVEEYKKGEVIFTMNDIPKYMFIIMNGLVKLTINGSEFKSLMPGEIFGEIGIINQAIRSGETQAAKDSIIIRIEGEKLFNSEFLNSSIALKVVRQLSANISSYLITREQATTQEIIRRGEGDFIEFKSTLRINLRTGQKDTAIEKASLKTIAAFLNSKGGTLLIGVEDDGNVLGTETDRFPNSDKLLLHLTNLIKDKLGSIHLKFVDMHLVNIDEKSVLRVDCHSTASPAYLNFDGKEEFFIRTGPSTTSMRLSKIYAYISDRFY, from the coding sequence ATGCCTGTAGATTCATTAATTATTAATGACTTTATAAAAAAAAATCAACTGTTTCCAACCCTTGAGGATAATGAACTAAATGAATTCATTGAGATCATGTCTGTGGAAGAATACAAAAAAGGTGAGGTCATTTTTACTATGAATGATATACCTAAATATATGTTTATCATTATGAATGGTCTGGTGAAACTCACGATCAATGGGAGTGAATTTAAATCTTTGATGCCAGGAGAAATATTTGGTGAAATTGGTATTATCAATCAAGCTATTCGCTCTGGTGAAACTCAAGCTGCCAAGGACTCTATTATCATTAGAATTGAAGGAGAGAAACTATTCAATTCTGAGTTTCTTAACTCATCTATAGCATTGAAAGTAGTGCGTCAGTTGAGTGCAAATATTTCAAGCTATTTGATCACTCGCGAGCAGGCTACCACCCAAGAAATCATAAGACGTGGCGAAGGTGATTTCATTGAATTCAAATCTACTCTAAGAATAAATTTAAGGACAGGACAGAAAGATACTGCAATTGAAAAGGCTAGTTTGAAAACTATTGCGGCTTTTCTGAATTCCAAGGGAGGAACATTATTGATAGGTGTTGAAGATGATGGTAACGTGCTTGGTACAGAAACAGACCGTTTTCCAAATTCAGATAAGTTGCTTCTTCATTTAACGAACTTGATAAAAGATAAATTAGGCAGTATCCACTTGAAGTTTGTTGATATGCATCTTGTAAATATTGATGAGAAAAGTGTTTTAAGAGTAGATTGTCATTCAACAGCTTCACCCGCCTATTTAAACTTTGATGGCAAGGAAGAGTTTTTTATTCGGACAGGACCTTCTACTACAAGTATGAGACTTAGTAAAATTTATGCATACATTTCAGATCGTTTTTATTGA